A region from the Polaribacter sp. Hel1_33_78 genome encodes:
- a CDS encoding OmpA family protein, producing MKKIIIPITVMFLLVASCVSKKKYLELDEKLINTKASLQKTTIEKERLEAKFRSIEKRVENYNNKINSLRDENVTLERSNLGFTDDDITVLSEKQKVELGKTLSKIDAKKVAQAKTLKDSINLAVDYKVKKSMRSAGMYSEEDININIENTVVMISVSNKLLFASGSFDVNKKANPLLQKIADVINSEPSMDVMIEGHTDSKTLNNPTNALKDNWDLSVKRATAIVRLLEKKYFIKSNRLIAAGRGSSMPLVKNNSKENRARNRRTRIVILPNLDKFFAMLSSDPDTK from the coding sequence ATGAAGAAAATAATTATCCCTATTACCGTAATGTTTTTATTAGTAGCGTCATGCGTTTCTAAAAAGAAATACTTAGAATTAGATGAAAAATTAATAAATACCAAAGCTAGTCTTCAGAAAACAACAATTGAAAAAGAAAGACTAGAAGCTAAGTTTAGAAGTATTGAAAAACGCGTAGAGAATTACAATAATAAAATTAATTCTTTAAGAGATGAAAACGTAACTTTAGAAAGAAGTAATTTAGGCTTTACAGATGATGATATAACCGTTTTGTCTGAAAAGCAGAAAGTTGAATTAGGAAAAACGTTATCTAAGATTGATGCGAAAAAAGTTGCTCAAGCTAAAACATTGAAGGATTCTATAAATTTGGCTGTAGACTATAAGGTGAAAAAATCGATGCGTTCTGCAGGAATGTACTCAGAAGAAGATATTAATATCAACATAGAAAATACAGTTGTTATGATCTCAGTTTCGAACAAATTATTGTTTGCATCGGGTAGTTTTGACGTAAATAAAAAGGCGAATCCTTTATTGCAGAAAATAGCAGATGTTATTAATTCAGAACCTAGTATGGATGTAATGATTGAAGGTCATACAGACTCTAAAACATTAAATAACCCTACAAATGCTCTGAAAGATAATTGGGATTTAAGTGTAAAAAGAGCCACGGCTATTGTTAGACTTTTAGAAAAAAAATATTTTATAAAGTCCAATAGATTAATTGCTGCAGGTAGAGGAAGTTCTATGCCCTTAGTTAAAAATAACTCTAAAGAAAACAGAGCAAGAAATCGTAGAACACGAATTGTTATTTTACCTAATTTAGATAAGTTTTTTGCAATGTTATCTTCAGACCCTGATACAAAATAA
- a CDS encoding membrane or secreted protein: MKLLLLTLGLLALGVAGIAIKIWAKKDGEFAGTCASQNPMLNKNGEACGFCGKTSEKFDTCTEPQHN; encoded by the coding sequence ATGAAATTATTACTATTAACTTTAGGTTTATTAGCACTTGGTGTTGCAGGAATTGCTATTAAAATTTGGGCAAAAAAAGATGGAGAGTTTGCAGGCACTTGTGCTAGTCAAAATCCAATGCTAAACAAAAATGGAGAGGCTTGTGGTTTTTGTGGAAAAACATCAGAAAAGTTTGATACATGCACAGAACCTCAACATAATTAA
- a CDS encoding SCO family protein, with amino-acid sequence MKFNSIFFIFIFFVSCKKETTIDKTKTLPFYNSAAFTPEWIAESDDSYATIHTIAPFQFTNQNSQNITNKDFRGKIYIADFFFTTCPSICPILAKNMRSIQENYKEDKDILLLSHSVMPWVDTVEKIKKYALDKKVIDTKWHLVTGDRKAIYKIARTSYFADEDFKKTKDESEFIHTENFVLVDKKGRIRGVYNGTLALDIRRLKRHIEILKKEI; translated from the coding sequence ATGAAATTTAATTCAATATTTTTTATTTTTATCTTTTTTGTTTCTTGTAAAAAAGAGACTACTATAGATAAAACAAAAACACTTCCTTTTTATAATTCAGCAGCGTTTACTCCTGAATGGATTGCTGAAAGTGATGATTCATATGCAACGATTCATACAATTGCTCCTTTTCAATTTACAAATCAAAACTCACAAAATATAACTAATAAAGATTTTAGAGGTAAAATTTATATTGCAGATTTTTTCTTTACAACTTGTCCTAGTATTTGTCCGATATTAGCCAAAAACATGAGGTCAATTCAAGAAAATTACAAGGAAGATAAAGACATTCTATTGCTGTCACATTCTGTGATGCCTTGGGTAGATACTGTAGAAAAAATTAAAAAATATGCTTTGGATAAAAAAGTAATCGATACGAAATGGCATTTGGTTACTGGTGATAGGAAGGCTATTTATAAAATAGCAAGAACATCTTATTTTGCAGATGAAGATTTTAAGAAGACTAAAGATGAAAGTGAGTTTATTCATACAGAAAATTTTGTGCTAGTTGATAAAAAAGGAAGAATTAGAGGTGTATATAATGGGACACTCGCTTTAGATATACGGAGATTAAAACGCCATATAGAAATATTAAAAAAAGAAATATAA
- a CDS encoding YHYH protein — protein MKKNQFTKDLFLAIITLIIFSCSSSEGQEDTTDTTTTTNYDISSILPKFDNIDAVSYSVSGNTISFTTTDLPNHTSPYWDASHPLYEAYNGTNSNWNQNPNSIGEQNITFTMTLNPEEATTKSATPLGPIGISRNGIVFFNQYAGPNNQALTNEINSFDQWLGHPAGTQYHYHIEPSYLTDQFGKDAFLGLLSDGFPVYGPEENGTTVTNADLDDYHGHTSVTADFPDGIYHYHITNEDPYLNGNGFFGTAGTITR, from the coding sequence ATGAAAAAAAATCAATTTACCAAAGACCTTTTTTTAGCTATCATAACGCTAATTATTTTTTCTTGTAGTTCTTCTGAAGGACAAGAGGATACCACAGATACAACCACAACAACTAATTATGATATTTCATCAATCCTGCCTAAGTTCGATAATATTGATGCAGTTTCTTATTCGGTTTCAGGGAATACGATTAGTTTTACAACAACAGATTTGCCAAATCATACAAGTCCTTATTGGGATGCTTCTCATCCTTTATATGAAGCTTATAATGGAACAAATTCTAATTGGAATCAGAACCCGAATTCTATTGGCGAGCAAAATATTACGTTTACAATGACTTTAAATCCAGAAGAGGCAACTACTAAAAGTGCCACTCCTTTAGGACCAATAGGAATCTCTAGAAACGGAATTGTTTTTTTTAATCAATATGCAGGACCAAACAATCAGGCTTTAACAAATGAAATAAATTCTTTTGATCAATGGCTAGGGCACCCGGCGGGGACACAATATCATTATCATATAGAGCCGAGTTACTTAACAGATCAGTTTGGTAAAGATGCGTTTTTGGGATTACTTTCTGATGGATTCCCTGTATATGGGCCAGAGGAAAATGGAACAACAGTTACGAACGCAGATTTAGACGATTATCATGGTCATACATCTGTAACGGCCGATTTTCCTGATGGAATTTACCACTATCACATTACAAACGAAGATCCATATTTAAATGGTAATGGTTTTTTTGGAACAGCAGGTACTATAACAAGATAG
- a CDS encoding aldo/keto reductase, which yields MSKKSKYIADENRYKKMKYRRTGNSGLLLPELSFGLWHNFGDNDNLNTARNLLKCAFDNGITHFDLANNYGPPPGSAEINFGKILKKDFKNYRDELIISSKAGYGMWPGPYGDFGSKKFLVASLDQSLQRMGLDYVDIFYHHRPDYDTPLEETMGALDLMVRQGKALYVGISNYQPKEAEKAFKILKNLGTPCLIHQPNYNLFNRWIEDGLLDVLESSRVGAICFSPLAQGMLTDKYINGLPKDSRAVKDSPFLNTNQVLEMLPKIKALDEVAKNRNQTLAQMAISWILKDDRITSVLIGASKTEQILDSLKAIETTSFFDDELTKINEILSS from the coding sequence ATGAGTAAAAAGAGCAAATATATAGCTGATGAAAATCGCTATAAAAAAATGAAATATAGAAGAACCGGAAACAGCGGTCTATTATTACCTGAACTTTCTTTTGGTTTATGGCATAATTTCGGAGATAACGACAATTTAAATACCGCAAGAAATCTTTTAAAATGTGCTTTTGATAATGGAATTACACATTTTGATTTAGCTAATAATTATGGTCCTCCACCTGGATCTGCTGAAATAAATTTTGGAAAAATATTAAAAAAAGATTTTAAAAATTACCGAGATGAATTGATTATATCATCAAAAGCTGGTTATGGAATGTGGCCTGGTCCTTATGGAGATTTCGGATCTAAAAAATTTTTAGTGGCTAGTTTAGATCAAAGTTTACAAAGAATGGGATTGGATTATGTTGACATTTTTTATCATCACAGACCCGATTACGATACGCCTCTAGAAGAAACTATGGGTGCCTTAGATTTAATGGTTAGACAAGGAAAAGCCTTGTACGTAGGTATTTCTAATTATCAACCAAAAGAAGCTGAAAAGGCTTTTAAAATCTTGAAAAATTTAGGAACTCCATGTTTAATTCATCAGCCAAATTACAACCTATTTAATCGTTGGATTGAAGACGGGTTATTAGATGTATTAGAAAGCTCAAGAGTTGGTGCTATTTGCTTTTCCCCTTTAGCACAGGGAATGTTAACTGATAAATATATTAATGGATTGCCAAAAGATTCAAGAGCGGTGAAGGATAGCCCTTTTTTAAATACGAATCAAGTTTTAGAAATGCTTCCAAAAATTAAGGCATTAGATGAAGTTGCCAAAAATAGAAATCAGACTTTAGCACAAATGGCAATTTCTTGGATTTTAAAGGATGATAGAATTACCTCTGTTTTAATTGGCGCTAGTAAAACTGAACAAATTTTAGACAGTTTAAAAGCCATTGAAACTACTTCTTTTTTTGATGACGAGCTGACTAAAATTAATGAAATTCTTAGTTCCTAA
- a CDS encoding valine--tRNA ligase, with protein sequence MTIPSKYDASQVEDKWYDYWMKNNYFHSTPDEREPYTIVIPPPNVTGVLHMGHMLNNTIQDVLIRRARLLGKNACWVPGTDHASIATEAKVVAKLKEEGINKSDLTREEFLQHAFDWKDEYGGIILEQLKKLGASCDWERTAFTMDPEMSESVIKVFVDLYNKGLIYRGYRMVNWDPEAKTTLSDEEVIHEERQGNLYYLEYKIEGSEDTLTIATTRPETIFGDTAICINPNDVRFRHLKGKKAIVPLCNRVIPIIEDEYVDVEFGTGCLKVTPAHDENDKNLGDKHKLEVIDIFNDDASLNSFGLHYQGKDRFVVRKEISKELEEKGFLVKTEVHTNKVGTSERTKAVIEPRLSDQWFLKMKDLAKPAIDAVLGEDAEINLYPKKFENTYRHWMENVRDWNISRQLWWGQQIPAYFYGDGKEDFVVAESMEEALILAQEKTKNDELTANNLRQDSDALDTWFSSWLWPMSVFDGIRNPENEEIKYYYPTNDLVTGPDILFFWVARMIVAGYEYKDEKPFQNVYLTGLVRDKQRRKMSKSLGNSPDALKLIDDYGADGVRVGLLLSSAAGNDLMFDEDLCQQGKGFANKIWNAFRLIKGWEIDGSLAQPETAKIGLEWYEAKFQKTLAEIEDHFSKYRLSDALMAIYKLINDDFSSWLLEIVKPAYQQPIDKKTFDAIIIVLENNLKVLHPFMPFLSEEIWQYIADRTPEEALIIAKYPVVKDFNANIISDFEFATEVVSGIRTIRKNKNIAFKDTIDLFVIDVEKNSNKFDTVIQKLTNTSTIKPVSEKVDGASFRVKSNEYFVPISIENIDIEAEINKLEGELKRAEGFLFGITKKLSNERFVANAPEQVITLERKKEADTKAKIETIKSSLKSLK encoded by the coding sequence ATGACAATTCCATCTAAATATGATGCAAGCCAGGTAGAAGATAAATGGTATGACTACTGGATGAAAAATAATTATTTTCATTCAACACCAGATGAGAGAGAGCCTTATACGATCGTAATTCCGCCACCAAACGTAACAGGTGTCTTACATATGGGACATATGTTGAATAATACAATTCAAGATGTATTAATTAGACGTGCTCGTTTGTTGGGTAAAAATGCTTGTTGGGTTCCGGGTACAGATCATGCATCAATTGCTACAGAAGCAAAAGTTGTTGCGAAGTTAAAAGAGGAAGGAATTAATAAAAGCGATTTAACGCGAGAAGAATTTTTACAACATGCTTTTGATTGGAAAGATGAATATGGAGGTATTATTTTAGAACAATTAAAAAAGTTAGGTGCTTCTTGTGATTGGGAAAGAACTGCTTTTACAATGGATCCAGAAATGTCTGAATCTGTCATTAAGGTTTTTGTTGATTTATATAATAAAGGTTTAATTTACCGCGGTTATAGAATGGTAAACTGGGATCCTGAAGCTAAAACTACACTTTCTGATGAAGAGGTAATTCATGAAGAAAGACAAGGAAATTTATACTATTTAGAATATAAAATTGAAGGTTCAGAAGATACCTTAACGATTGCTACTACAAGACCAGAAACTATTTTTGGCGATACTGCAATTTGTATCAACCCAAACGATGTGCGCTTTAGGCATTTAAAAGGGAAAAAAGCAATTGTTCCTTTATGCAATAGAGTTATTCCTATTATTGAAGATGAATATGTTGATGTTGAATTTGGTACCGGTTGTTTGAAAGTGACGCCTGCGCATGATGAAAACGATAAGAATTTAGGAGATAAGCACAAGTTAGAAGTGATAGATATTTTTAATGATGATGCTTCTTTAAATTCCTTTGGATTGCATTATCAAGGAAAAGATAGATTTGTAGTTCGTAAAGAAATTTCAAAAGAATTAGAAGAAAAAGGGTTTTTAGTCAAAACTGAAGTTCATACAAATAAAGTAGGAACCTCAGAAAGAACAAAAGCTGTAATAGAACCAAGATTATCAGATCAATGGTTTTTAAAGATGAAGGATTTAGCAAAGCCTGCTATTGATGCTGTTTTAGGAGAAGATGCTGAGATTAATTTATATCCAAAAAAATTCGAAAACACATATCGTCATTGGATGGAAAACGTTCGTGATTGGAATATATCTCGTCAACTTTGGTGGGGACAACAAATTCCTGCTTATTTCTATGGTGATGGAAAAGAAGATTTTGTTGTTGCGGAAAGTATGGAAGAAGCATTAATTTTAGCACAGGAAAAGACTAAAAACGATGAACTAACAGCGAACAATCTACGTCAGGATAGTGATGCGCTTGATACTTGGTTTTCTTCTTGGTTATGGCCAATGTCAGTTTTTGACGGAATCAGAAATCCAGAAAACGAAGAAATTAAATATTACTATCCCACAAATGATTTAGTTACTGGGCCAGATATTTTGTTTTTCTGGGTAGCCAGAATGATTGTGGCGGGATACGAATATAAAGATGAAAAACCTTTTCAGAATGTTTATTTAACAGGATTGGTAAGAGATAAGCAAAGGCGAAAAATGTCTAAATCTTTAGGTAACTCGCCTGATGCTTTAAAATTGATTGACGATTATGGTGCAGATGGTGTAAGAGTTGGACTACTGTTGAGCTCTGCTGCTGGAAATGATTTAATGTTTGACGAAGATTTATGTCAGCAAGGAAAAGGATTTGCAAATAAAATTTGGAATGCTTTCCGCTTGATAAAAGGTTGGGAAATTGATGGAAGTTTAGCGCAGCCAGAAACTGCAAAAATTGGTTTAGAATGGTATGAAGCAAAGTTTCAAAAAACATTAGCAGAAATAGAAGATCATTTTTCTAAATATCGCTTGTCAGATGCTTTAATGGCAATTTATAAACTAATTAATGATGATTTTTCTTCGTGGTTATTAGAAATTGTTAAACCAGCATATCAACAGCCAATAGATAAGAAAACATTTGATGCAATTATTATTGTATTAGAAAATAATCTAAAAGTATTGCATCCATTTATGCCATTTTTATCGGAAGAAATTTGGCAATATATAGCAGATAGAACTCCAGAAGAGGCATTAATTATTGCGAAATATCCAGTAGTTAAAGATTTCAATGCTAATATTATTAGTGATTTTGAATTTGCAACTGAGGTTGTTTCAGGAATTAGGACAATTCGAAAAAATAAAAACATTGCTTTTAAAGACACTATTGACTTGTTTGTAATTGATGTAGAAAAGAATTCAAATAAATTTGATACTGTTATTCAGAAACTAACAAACACGTCAACAATAAAACCTGTTTCGGAAAAAGTAGATGGAGCCTCATTTAGAGTGAAATCAAATGAATATTTTGTACCAATTTCTATTGAAAATATTGATATAGAAGCAGAAATAAATAAATTAGAAGGGGAATTAAAAAGAGCAGAAGGTTTTTTATTCGGAATCACAAAAAAGTTATCTAATGAGCGTTTTGTAGCAAATGCGCCAGAACAAGTAATTACTTTAGAGCGTAAAAAAGAAGCGGATACAAAGGCAAAAATTGAAACTATTAAAAGTAGTTTAAAATCACTTAAATAA
- a CDS encoding pyridoxal phosphate-dependent aminotransferase: protein MPSISKKGLQMPESPIRKLVPYAEDAKKRGTKVFHLNIGQPDIKTPQVALDAVKNNELQTLAYARSEGSEEYRNKLANYYINNNINVAADNIVVTTGGSEALLFTIGSITDPGDEIIIPEPFYANYNGFSTASGVTVVPVISKIEDNFALPKIEDFEKLITKRTKAILICNPGNPTGYLYSKEEIEKLKKIVLNHDLYLIADEVYREFTYDGLHHTSVLSLEGIEQNAIVIDSVSKRYSMCGARIGCIVSKNDNFIKTAIKFAQARLSPPTYALIASEAALDTPQSYFDDVKEEYVERRNTLITELNKIEGVKVANPKGAFYCVAELPVKDSDHFAQWMLEEFNYNNETVMVAPASGFYSTEGEGKNQVRIAYVLNKKDLIRSVEIIAEALKQYNS, encoded by the coding sequence ATGCCTTCTATATCTAAAAAAGGATTACAAATGCCAGAATCACCAATTAGAAAATTGGTGCCATATGCAGAAGATGCTAAAAAAAGAGGAACAAAAGTTTTTCATTTAAATATTGGCCAACCAGATATAAAAACACCACAAGTTGCCTTAGATGCGGTTAAAAATAACGAGCTACAAACATTAGCGTATGCAAGATCTGAAGGTTCTGAAGAATACCGGAATAAACTTGCCAATTATTATATAAATAATAATATCAATGTTGCTGCAGATAATATTGTTGTGACCACTGGTGGCTCTGAAGCATTACTTTTTACGATAGGAAGTATCACGGATCCTGGTGATGAAATTATTATTCCAGAACCTTTTTATGCAAATTATAATGGTTTTTCTACTGCTTCTGGAGTGACCGTAGTGCCTGTAATTTCTAAAATTGAAGATAATTTTGCTTTACCGAAAATTGAAGACTTTGAGAAACTCATCACAAAAAGGACAAAAGCAATTTTAATCTGTAATCCTGGGAATCCAACAGGTTACTTATACTCAAAAGAAGAAATTGAAAAACTGAAAAAAATTGTTTTAAATCACGATTTATATTTAATTGCTGATGAAGTTTATAGAGAGTTTACCTATGATGGCTTGCATCATACCTCTGTATTGTCTTTAGAGGGTATAGAACAGAATGCTATTGTCATAGATTCGGTTTCTAAACGTTACAGCATGTGTGGAGCGAGAATTGGTTGTATAGTTTCAAAAAATGATAACTTTATAAAAACTGCCATTAAATTCGCACAAGCACGTTTAAGTCCGCCAACGTATGCATTAATTGCAAGTGAAGCTGCGTTAGACACCCCACAAAGTTATTTTGATGATGTAAAAGAAGAGTATGTTGAAAGAAGAAATACTTTAATTACAGAATTAAACAAGATAGAAGGTGTAAAAGTTGCCAATCCAAAAGGAGCTTTTTATTGTGTTGCAGAATTGCCTGTTAAAGATTCTGATCATTTTGCACAATGGATGTTGGAAGAATTCAATTATAATAATGAAACTGTGATGGTTGCTCCGGCTAGTGGATTTTACTCCACAGAAGGTGAAGGTAAAAACCAAGTAAGAATTGCCTATGTTTTAAATAAAAAAGACTTAATTAGGTCTGTTGAAATTATTGCTGAAGCTTTAAAACAATATAATAGTTAA
- a CDS encoding DUF1573 domain-containing protein, giving the protein MKTFGTLLVVFFISFSTSAQEFKFEKETIDYGKISKGSNGERVFIFTNTGTQPLIIKNIQSSCGCTVPKKPEKPIMPGEKGEIKVSYDTKRVGGFSKAITIFSNAKNARKVIKIKGIVNKGVSLQKEKSMLSNFRD; this is encoded by the coding sequence ATGAAAACTTTCGGAACTTTATTAGTAGTATTTTTTATCTCTTTTTCCACAAGCGCTCAAGAGTTTAAATTTGAAAAAGAAACTATTGATTATGGAAAAATTAGCAAAGGATCTAATGGCGAAAGAGTTTTTATTTTTACAAATACAGGTACTCAACCTTTAATTATAAAAAACATTCAATCTTCTTGTGGCTGCACAGTGCCTAAAAAACCTGAAAAGCCAATTATGCCAGGCGAAAAAGGAGAAATTAAAGTTTCTTATGATACGAAAAGAGTTGGCGGTTTTTCTAAAGCAATCACAATTTTTTCGAATGCAAAAAATGCACGAAAAGTGATTAAAATTAAAGGTATTGTAAATAAAGGAGTTTCTTTACAAAAGGAGAAAAGTATGCTCTCTAATTTTAGAGATTAG
- the murB gene encoding UDP-N-acetylmuramate dehydrogenase: MIIQKNISLKKYNTFGIDVNAKRFISVGSVYQLQQLLIAEKNIFLISGGSNMLLTKDIEKLVVHIDIKGISIDREDNNDVYLTVNAGEDWHQFVVWCVSNNFGGIENLSLIPGNVGTCPIQNIGAYGVEVKDSITKVEAIEIETRKLIQFSNEACNFGYRNSIFKNEAKGKYILTSVSFKLTKKNHQLNTSYGAIEDKLAFNKIINPTLKNISDAVIAIRNSKLPDPKKLGNSGSFFKNPIISKQHFSALQKEHQNIPSYVISDTEVKVPAGWLVEQVGFKGKRFGDAGVHKNQALVLVNYGNASGTEIYQLSEKIQEMVYNKFKISLEIEVNIIN, translated from the coding sequence TTGATTATTCAAAAAAACATATCATTAAAAAAATACAACACCTTTGGAATTGATGTAAATGCCAAACGTTTTATTTCTGTTGGTTCAGTCTATCAACTTCAGCAATTACTAATTGCTGAAAAAAATATTTTTTTAATTTCTGGAGGAAGTAATATGTTACTCACAAAAGATATTGAAAAATTAGTTGTACATATTGATATTAAAGGGATTTCTATTGATCGAGAAGATAATAATGATGTTTATCTAACGGTTAATGCTGGTGAAGATTGGCATCAATTTGTTGTATGGTGCGTTTCAAATAATTTTGGAGGAATAGAAAATTTATCTCTAATACCTGGAAACGTTGGTACGTGTCCTATCCAAAACATTGGTGCTTATGGTGTAGAAGTAAAAGACAGCATTACTAAAGTTGAAGCCATAGAAATTGAAACAAGAAAATTGATTCAGTTTTCTAATGAAGCGTGTAATTTCGGATATCGAAATTCGATTTTTAAAAATGAAGCAAAAGGAAAATATATTTTGACTTCAGTAAGTTTTAAACTGACTAAAAAAAATCACCAATTAAATACTTCTTACGGAGCAATTGAGGATAAGTTGGCATTCAATAAAATTATAAATCCTACTTTAAAAAATATTTCTGATGCCGTTATTGCTATCAGAAATTCGAAATTACCAGATCCTAAGAAATTAGGAAATAGCGGTAGTTTTTTTAAAAATCCTATAATATCCAAACAGCACTTTTCAGCACTTCAGAAAGAACATCAAAATATACCGAGTTATGTAATTTCCGACACTGAAGTTAAAGTACCAGCCGGTTGGTTAGTGGAACAAGTTGGATTTAAAGGAAAACGTTTTGGAGACGCCGGAGTCCACAAAAATCAAGCTTTAGTGCTTGTAAATTATGGAAATGCTTCTGGCACAGAGATTTATCAGCTTTCTGAAAAAATTCAAGAAATGGTGTATAACAAATTTAAAATTTCTTTGGAGATTGAAGTAAATATTATCAATTAA
- a CDS encoding toxin-antitoxin system YwqK family antitoxin: MKIPSIEINKVNNHLKLKNGILYFEGKQYSGIVNEFYEDENIKSKSEYYQGKRQGFFLGWYRNGEQWFERFYIKGLKSGVHKGWYKNGVQMFEYHFNNKGVYHGVVKDWYTNGMLTKYFNFVQGKESGSQKMWDLKGKLRANFYTINGERHGLIGLKKCVSVLKTEIK, from the coding sequence ATGAAGATTCCATCGATAGAAATTAATAAAGTTAACAATCATTTAAAACTAAAAAATGGCATTTTATATTTTGAGGGAAAACAGTATTCTGGTATCGTAAATGAGTTTTATGAGGATGAAAATATCAAATCAAAATCAGAATATTATCAAGGAAAAAGACAGGGCTTTTTTTTGGGTTGGTATAGAAATGGGGAGCAATGGTTTGAACGTTTTTATATAAAAGGTTTAAAGTCAGGTGTTCATAAAGGTTGGTATAAGAACGGAGTACAAATGTTTGAGTATCATTTTAACAATAAAGGCGTTTATCATGGGGTAGTTAAAGATTGGTATACTAACGGAATGCTCACAAAGTATTTTAATTTTGTGCAAGGTAAAGAATCTGGTAGCCAAAAAATGTGGGATTTAAAAGGTAAGTTAAGAGCCAATTTTTATACTATAAATGGAGAAAGGCATGGTTTAATTGGATTGAAAAAATGTGTAAGTGTTTTAAAAACTGAAATTAAATAG
- a CDS encoding aspartyl protease family protein, translating to MSTKAQKGFHFLDKSKNHQRVNFELINNLIVIPLKINGKKLSFILDSGVSKTILFNITKNDSIGLKNVKKVQLQGLGKGESVDALLSYKNSISLKNIVNSNETIYVILQDHFDLSGKMGKTIHGIIGYNILSHFIVKVNYKFKKIDFYNPDTYTYKKCRKCEVFPIQMYRRKPYIQAEVQLDTIGSELTFVKLLVDSGGSDAIWLFENTKKEIKTPKRFFNDILGEGLSGAIYGNRSRIPKIKLGAFEIQNPTVSFLDSVSTKNARSFQERNGSIGAGILRRFKVWFDYPNKKIMLKKNSWFSKGFNYNMTGLDVVYNGKQLVKEQVAVSNFDGYQRQSEKKNAISFITSFAYKFKSSYRIKNVIKNSPGDKVGLKKDDIILKINDKPAHELTMNDIILKFQERDQKKIKIIVSRNGKKLQYEFRLEKKV from the coding sequence TTGTCAACAAAAGCACAAAAAGGTTTTCATTTTCTGGATAAAAGTAAAAATCATCAACGTGTAAATTTTGAGTTGATTAATAATTTAATAGTGATTCCTTTAAAGATAAATGGCAAAAAATTATCTTTTATTTTAGATTCAGGAGTAAGTAAAACTATTTTATTTAACATCACAAAAAATGATAGTATTGGACTTAAAAACGTTAAAAAAGTGCAGCTGCAGGGTTTAGGAAAAGGGGAGTCTGTAGATGCGTTATTGTCATATAAAAATAGTATTTCCCTTAAAAACATAGTGAATAGTAATGAGACTATATATGTAATCTTACAAGATCATTTTGATTTGTCTGGCAAAATGGGAAAGACAATTCACGGAATAATTGGCTACAATATTTTAAGCCATTTTATAGTAAAGGTAAATTATAAATTTAAAAAAATTGATTTTTATAACCCGGATACTTATACTTACAAGAAATGTAGAAAATGTGAAGTTTTTCCAATTCAAATGTATAGAAGAAAACCGTATATACAAGCCGAGGTTCAGTTAGATACAATTGGCAGTGAGTTGACGTTTGTTAAGTTATTAGTAGATTCAGGCGGAAGTGATGCTATTTGGCTATTTGAGAATACAAAAAAAGAAATTAAAACACCAAAGCGTTTTTTTAACGATATTTTAGGGGAAGGTTTAAGTGGTGCCATTTATGGAAATAGAAGTAGAATCCCGAAAATTAAACTAGGTGCATTTGAAATTCAAAATCCAACAGTGTCTTTTTTAGATTCAGTATCTACTAAAAATGCAAGAAGTTTTCAAGAAAGAAATGGCAGTATTGGTGCGGGTATATTAAGAAGATTTAAAGTTTGGTTTGATTACCCTAATAAAAAAATAATGCTAAAAAAGAATAGTTGGTTTTCTAAGGGGTTTAATTATAATATGACAGGATTAGATGTTGTTTACAATGGAAAACAATTGGTAAAAGAGCAAGTGGCGGTATCTAATTTTGACGGATATCAAAGGCAATCAGAAAAAAAGAATGCAATTAGTTTTATTACTAGCTTTGCTTATAAGTTTAAATCTTCCTACAGAATAAAAAATGTTATTAAAAATTCTCCTGGAGATAAAGTAGGGTTAAAAAAAGATGACATTATTTTAAAAATTAATGACAAACCAGCTCATGAGTTAACGATGAATGATATTATCTTAAAGTTTCAAGAAAGAGACCAAAAGAAAATAAAAATTATTGTGAGTAGAAATGGTAAAAAATTACAATATGAATTTCGTTTAGAAAAAAAAGTTTAA